The window GCTCAGGTCGGCGTCCGAGAACGACGAGTCGTCCGCGAAGATGCGGTTGGGGTACCGCTCCGCCTTCGCTTCTTCCGTCGCGTTCACGTCCACGTCGCGGTACCGGCTGAGGCCCGTCCCGGCGGGGATGAGCTTACCGATGATGACGTTCTCCTTGAGGCCGACGAGGTGGTCCTGCTTGCCCTCCATGGCCGCCTGCGTGAGCACGCGGGTGGTCTCCTGGAAGGAAGCGGCGGACAGCCACGACTCGGTCGCGAGGGACGCCTTCGTGATGCCCATGACCTCCTGGCGAGCCGAGGCGGTCTTGCGACCCTCCTGCAGCGCCGCACGGTTCAGCGCGTTGTAGCGCGACCGGTCGACGAGCTCACCCGGCAGCAGGTCGGTGTCGCCGTGGTCGACGACGGTGACCTTGCGGAGCATCTGACGGACGATGACCTCGATGTGCTTGTCGTGGATCGGCACACCCTGCGAGCCGTAGACGTCCTGCACACCGTTGACCAGGTGCTTCTGGACCTCTCGGACACCCTTGACCCGGAGGACTTCCTTCGGGTCGACGGTGCCGGCGATGAACTGCTCGCCGAGCTCGACGTGCTGGTTGTCCTCGATGAGGAGCGTCGCACGCTTGAGCACCGGGTAGATGAACGGCTCGTCACCGTTGTCCGGCGTGAGGATGATCCGACGGCCCTTGTCCGTGTCCTCGACGACGACGCGGCCGGGGGCCTCGGCGATCGGGGACGCGCCCTTCGGGGTACGGGCCTCGAAGAGCTCCGTGACACGCGGCAGACCCTGGGTGATGTCGTCGGCCGAGGCCGAACCACCCGTGTGGAAGGTGCGCATCGTCAGCTGGGTACCGGGCTCACCGATGGACTGGGCGGCGATGATGCCGACCGCCTCACCGATGTCGACCAGGTTGCCCGTGGCGAGCGAACGGCCGTAGCACTTCGCGCAGACACCGACGGCCGACTCGCAGGTCAGGACCGAGCGCACCTTGATGCTCTCGACACCGGCAGCGAGCAGCTTGTCGATGAGGACGTCACCGACGTCCTCGCCAGCCTCGGCGACGACCGTGCCCTTCGCGTCCACGGCCTCGGTGGCCAGGGTGCGCGAGTAGACGGTGTTCTCGACGCGCGGGTCGCGGACCAGCTTGCCGTCGGCGTCCACGGTCGCGATCGGCAGCTCGAGGCCACGGGTCGTGCCGCAGTCGTCCTCGCGGATGATGACGTCCTGCGAGACGTCCACGAGACGACGGGTGAGGTACCCGGAGTCCGCGGTACGGAGCGCGGTGTCGGCAAGGCCCTTGCGAGCACCGTGCGTGGCGATGAAGTACTCCGCCACGGTCAGGCCCTCGCGGTACGAGTTGATGATCGGGCGGGCGATGATCTCGCCCTTCGGGTTGTTCACCAGACCACGCATACCCGCGATGTTGCGGACCTGCAGCCAGTTACCACGAGCACCCGACGACACCATGCGGTTGATCGTGTTGTCGACGGGGAAGTTGTCCCGCATCTCCTGCGCGATCTCGTTGGTGGCCTCGGTCCAGATCTTGATCAGGTCGGCACGACGCTCGGAGTCGGTGATCAGACCCTTGTCGAACTCGCCCTGCACCTTGGCGGCCTGGACCTCGTAGCCCGCGATGATCTCCTTCTTGCGAGGAGGCGTCACGACGTCCGACAGGGCGACGGTCACACCGGAGCGGGTGCCCCAGTAGAAGCCGGCGTCCTTGATCCGGTCCAGCGCAGCGGCCGTCTCGGTCTTGGAGTAGCGCTCGGCGAGGTCGTTGACGATCGCGGAGAGCACACCCTTGTCGGTGACCTTCTGGACGAACGGGTAGTTCGCCGGGAGGGTCTCGTTGAAGAGCGCACGGCCCAGGGTCGTCTCGAGCAGCACGGTGTCGCCCTGCTCGTAGCCCTCGGGTGCTTCACCCTCGGCGAAGTGGACACCCGACATGCGGATCTTCGCCATCGCGTTGAGGTGCAGCGTGTGCTGGTCGTTGGCCAGGATCGCCTCGGCGACCGAGGAGAACGCACGGCCTTCGCCGACGGCGCCCTCGCGGACGGTCGTCAGGTGGTGCAGACCGATGATCATGTCCTGTGCGGGCAGGGTCACCGGACGGCCGTCGGACGGCTTCAGGATGTTGTTCGAGGCGAGCATCAGGATGCGGGCCTCGGCCTGGGCCTCGACCGACAGCGGCAGGTGCACGGCCATCTGGTCACCGTCGAAGTCCGCGTTGAACGCGGCACACACGAGCGGGTGGAGCTGGATGGCCTTGCCCTCGACGAGCTGCGGCTCGAACGCCTGGATGCCCAGACGGTGCAGCGTCGGCGCACGGTTCAGCAGCACGGGGCGCTCACGGATGATCTCCTCGAGCACGTCCCACACCTGCGGACGCGAACGCTCGACCATGCGCTTGGCCGACTTGATGTTCTGCGCGTGCGACAGGTCGATCAGGCGCTTGATCACGAACGGCTTGAAGAGCTCGAGCGCCATCTGCTTGGGCAGACCGCACTGGTGCAGCTTCAGCTGCGGGCCGACGATGATGACCGAACGGCCCGAGTAGTCGACGCGCTTGCCGAGCAGGTTCTGGCGGAAACGACCCTGCTTGCCCTTGAGCATGTCGCTCAGGGACTTCAGGGCGCGGTTGCCGGTACCCGTGACCGGACGTCCACGACGACCGTTGTCGAACAACGCGTCGACGGCTTCCTGCAGCATGCGCTTCTCGTTGTTCACGATGATCTCGGGGGCACCGAGGTCGAGCAGGCGGCGGAGACGGTTGTTGCGGTTGATCACACGACGGTAGAGGTCGTTGAGGTCCGACGTGGCGAAACGGCCACCGTCGAGCTGCACCATCGGGCGCAGCTCCGGCGGGATGACCGGCACGACGCCGAGCACCATCGCTGCCGGCGAGTTGCCGGTGGCGAGGAAGGAGCTGACGACGCGCAGACGCTTGATCGCGCGGATCTTCTTCTGGCCCTTGCCCTCGGCGATCTGCAGGCGCAGCGCCTCGGCCTCGGCGGCCAGGTCGAACGCCTCGAGCCGGAGCTTGATCGCCTCGGCACCCATGTAGGCGTCGAAGTAGATCCCGAACCGGTCCTGGAGCTCGTGGAAGACGGCGTCCTCGGGCTTGAGGTCGCCCACCTTGAGGTTGCGGAAGTCCTCCCACACACGCTCGAGACGGGTGATGTCCTCGTCGAACGACTTGCGGACCTGGGACATCTCCTTCTCGGCGGTGTCCTTGGTGCGGCGCTTGACGTCGGCCTTCGCACCCTCTTCCTCAAGGGCGGCGAGGTCGTCCTCGAGCTTCTTGAGGCGGTCGGCGATGATCGAGTCGCGCTGGCCCTCGAGGGTCTTGATCTCGAGACGCATCTCGTTCTCGAGACCCGGCATGTCCGCGTGACGGCCCTCTTCATCGATGTCGATGATCATGTACGCCGCGAAGTAGATGACCTTCTCGAGGTCCTTCGGCGCCATGTCGAGGAGGTACCCGAGGCGCGACGGGACGCCCTTGAAGTACCAGATGTGCGTGACGGGGGCAGCGAGCTCGATGTGGCCCATGCGCTCACGACGGACCGAGGACTTGGTGACCTCGACGCCGCAGCGCTCGCAGACGATGCCCTTGAACCGGACACGCTTGTACTTGCCGCAGGCGCACTCCCAGTCGCGGGAAGGACCGAAGATCTGCTCGCCGAACAGACCGTCCTTCTCGGGCTTCAGGGTGCGGTAGTTGATGGTCTCCGGCTTCTTGACCTCGCCGTACGACCACTGACGGATGTCCTCGGCGGTCGCGAGGCCGATCCGAATGGCGTCAAAGGAAGTTGCTTCGAGCAATGTTCTTCTCTCTTGCTTGATTCAGGCTTCGTGTACGGGCGGGATCAGATGTCGTCGACGGACGACGACTCGAACCGCGAGGAGATGTTGATGCCCAGCTCCTCCGCAGCGCGGAAGACCTCGTCATCGTTGTCGCGCAGGCTGACCGCCTGGCCGTCGGCCGAGAGGACCTCGACGTTCAGGCAGAGCGACTGCATCTCCTTCATGAGGACCTTGAAGGACTCGGGGATACCGGGCTCCTGGATGTTCTCGCCCTTGACGATCGCCTCGTAGACCTTCACGCGGCCGAGGATGTCGTCGGACTTGATCGTCAGGAGCTCCTGGAGGGCGTAGGCGGCGCCGTACGCCTCGAGCGCCCACACCTCCATCTCACCGAATCGCTGTCCACCGAACTGCGCCTTACCACCCAGCGGCTGCTGCGTGATCATCGAGTACGGCCCGGTCGAACGGGCGTGGATCTTGTCGTCGACCAGGTGGTGCAGCTTGAGGATGTACATGTAGCCGACCGAGACGGGCTCCGGGAACGGCTCGCCGGAGCGGCCGTCGAAGAGCTGCGCCTTGCCGGACGAGCCGATGAGGCGCTCGCCGTCACGGTTCGGGAGGGTCGAGTCGAGGAGGCCCTCGATCTCACGCTCGTACGCACCGTCGAACACCGGGGTGGCGACCTTCGTGCCGGGAGCGGCGCTGTGCGCTGCCTCGGGGAGCGCCGACGCCCACTCCTGGATGCCCTCGACGTTCCAGCCCTGCTTGGCGAGCCAGCCGAGGTGGATCTCGAGGACCTGACCGAAGTTCATGCGGCCGGGGACGCCGAGCGGGTTCAGGACGATGTCGACCGGGGTGCCGTCGGCGAGGAACGGCATGTCCTCGACCGGGAGGATGGTCGAGATGACGCCCTTGTTGCCGTGACGACCGGCGAGCTTGTCACCGGCGGTGATCTTGCGCTTCTGGGCGATGTAGACGACCACGCGCTGGTTGACACCAGAGCCGAGTTCGTCGTCGCCGTCCTGCGAGTCGAACACCTTGACGCCGATGATCGTGCCCTCTTCACCGTGGGGCACCTTCAGCGAGGTGTCGCGGACTTCACGCGACTTCTCGTTGAAGATGGCGCGGAGGAGGCGCTCTTCAGCGGAGAGCTCGGTCTCGCCCTTCGGCGTGACCTTGCCGACGAGGATGTCGCCGGGGCGGACCTCGGCACCGATGCGGATGATGCCGCGCTCGTCGAGGTCGGCCAGCAGGTCCGGGCTGACGTTGGGGAGGTCACGGGTGATCTCCTCCTTGCCGAGCTTGGTGTCGCGGGCGTCGACCTCGTACTCCTCGATGTGGATCGAGGAGAGCGTGTCGTCCTTGATGAGGTTCTGCGACAGGATCATCGCGTCCTCGTAGTTGTAGCCCTCCCACGGCATGAACGCGACGAGGAGGTTCTTGCCGAGCGCGAGCTCGCCGTTCTCCGTCGCGGGACCGTCGGCGATGACCTCGCCCTGCTCGACACGCTCGCCGGCCGAGACGACCACGCGGTGGTTGTAGCTCGTGCCCTGGTTGGAGCGGTCGAACTTGCGCAGGTAGAAGGTCTGCGTGCCACCCTCGTCGAGCTGCAGGGTCACGGCGTCGGCCGAGACCTCGGAGACGACACCGGCCTTGTCGGCGGTGACGACGTCACCGGCGTCGATCGCGGTGTAGCCCTCCATGCCGGTGCCGACGAGCGGCGACTCGGAACGGAGCAGCGGGACCGCCTGACGCTGCATGTTCGCACCCATGAGGGCGCGGTTCGCGTCGTCGTGCTCGAGGAACGGGATGAGCGAGGTCGCGACCGACACCATCTGGCGCGGCGAGACGTCCATGTAGTCGACCTCGCCCTTGGCGACGAGTTCGACCTCGCCACCCTTCTTGCGGACGAGGACCTTGTCGTCGGCGAAGTGGAACGAGTCGGTCAGCGGAGCGTTGGCCTGTGCGACGACGAACTCGTCCTCTTCCGAGGCGGTGAGGTAGTCGATGGTCTTCGTGACCTCGCCGTTGACGACGCGACGGTACGGGGTCTCGATGAAGCCGAACGAGTTGATCCGACCGAACGACGCGAGCGAGCCGATCAGGCCGATGTTCGGGCCTTCCGGGGTCTCGATCGGGCACATGCGGCCGTAGTGCGACGGGTGGACGTCGCGGACCTCGACGCCGGCACGCTCACGGGACAGACCACCCGGGCCGAGGGCCGAGAGACGACGCTTGTGCGTCAGGCCCGCGAGCGGGTTGTTCTGGTCCATGAACTGCGACAGCTGGGACGTTCCGAAGAACTCCTTGATCGCGGCGACGACCGGACGCACGTTGATGAGCGTCTGGGGCGTGATCGCCTCGATGTCCTGCGTGGTCATGCGCTCGCGGACGACGCGCTCCATGCGGGACAGACCCGTGCGGACCTGGTTCTGGATGAGCTCGCCGACGGCGCGGATGCGACGGTTGCCGAAGTGGTCGATGTCGTCCACGTCGAGGCGCAGCTGCACCGGCTCGCCGTCGCGCACGCCGTCGAGCGTGGTCTTCTCGGCGTGCAGGGACACGAGGTACTTGATCGTCGCGACGATGTCCTTGACGGTCAGCACCGAGTCGGACAGCGGGGCGTCGATCCCGAGCTTGCGGTTGACCTTGTAGCGGCCCACCTTCGCCAGGTCGTAGCGCTTCGAGTTGAAGTAGAAGTTGTCGAGCAGCGCACGCGCGGCCTCGGCGGCGACCTGCTCGCCCGGGCGCAGCTTGCGGTAGATGTCCTTGAGCGCCTCTTCCTTCGTGAGGATGGCGTCCTTCTCGAGGGTCGACTCGATCGAGGCGAAGCCCTGGAACTCCTCCATGATCTCCTCGCTGGTCAGACCCAGCGCCTTGAGGAAGACCGTGACGGACTGCTTGCGCTTGCGGTCGATGCGCACGCCCACCTGGTCGCGCTTGTCGATCTCGAACTCGAGCCAGGCACCACGCGAGGGGATGACGCGAGCGGAGTAGATGTCCTTGTCGGACGTCTTCTCCTGCTGGCGCTCGAAGTACACGCCGGGCGAACGGACGAGCTGCGACACGACGACGCGCTCGGTGCCGTTGATGATGAACGTGCCGCGTTCGGTCATGAGCGGGAAGTCGCCCATGAAGACCGTCTGCGTCTTGATCTCACCCGTCATGTGGTTCATGAACTCGGCGTTGACGTACAGCGGAGCGGCGTAGGTCTTGCCGCGCTCCTTGCAGTCGTCGATCGAGTACTTGGGGTCCTCGAGCTCGGGAGCCGTGAACGAGAGCTGCATGGTCTCGCCGAGGTCCTCGATCGGGGAGATCTCCTCGAAGATCTCCTCCAACCCGGAGTGCAGGGCGAGGTCGGTGCGACCCTGCTCCTGTCCCTCTGCGAGACGGGCCTTCCAGACGTCGTTGCCGACGAGCCAGTCGAAGCTCTCCGTCTGGAGTGCGAGCAGATCAGGAACCGTGAGGGTGTCCGTGATCTTGGCGAACGAGAGTCGCGAGTGGTTGCGACCGTTCTTGGGGTTGGTGGATGCGTTGGGCGCAGCAGCCAAGGGTGTGACCTCCGTAGGCCCCGTCGGGCCGATACTGACGAGCAGCATGTAGGTGAGTAGATTGATCGCTCGGCGATCCCCGCGAG of the Curtobacterium sp. TC1 genome contains:
- the rpoC gene encoding DNA-directed RNA polymerase subunit beta' — encoded protein: MLEATSFDAIRIGLATAEDIRQWSYGEVKKPETINYRTLKPEKDGLFGEQIFGPSRDWECACGKYKRVRFKGIVCERCGVEVTKSSVRRERMGHIELAAPVTHIWYFKGVPSRLGYLLDMAPKDLEKVIYFAAYMIIDIDEEGRHADMPGLENEMRLEIKTLEGQRDSIIADRLKKLEDDLAALEEEGAKADVKRRTKDTAEKEMSQVRKSFDEDITRLERVWEDFRNLKVGDLKPEDAVFHELQDRFGIYFDAYMGAEAIKLRLEAFDLAAEAEALRLQIAEGKGQKKIRAIKRLRVVSSFLATGNSPAAMVLGVVPVIPPELRPMVQLDGGRFATSDLNDLYRRVINRNNRLRRLLDLGAPEIIVNNEKRMLQEAVDALFDNGRRGRPVTGTGNRALKSLSDMLKGKQGRFRQNLLGKRVDYSGRSVIIVGPQLKLHQCGLPKQMALELFKPFVIKRLIDLSHAQNIKSAKRMVERSRPQVWDVLEEIIRERPVLLNRAPTLHRLGIQAFEPQLVEGKAIQLHPLVCAAFNADFDGDQMAVHLPLSVEAQAEARILMLASNNILKPSDGRPVTLPAQDMIIGLHHLTTVREGAVGEGRAFSSVAEAILANDQHTLHLNAMAKIRMSGVHFAEGEAPEGYEQGDTVLLETTLGRALFNETLPANYPFVQKVTDKGVLSAIVNDLAERYSKTETAAALDRIKDAGFYWGTRSGVTVALSDVVTPPRKKEIIAGYEVQAAKVQGEFDKGLITDSERRADLIKIWTEATNEIAQEMRDNFPVDNTINRMVSSGARGNWLQVRNIAGMRGLVNNPKGEIIARPIINSYREGLTVAEYFIATHGARKGLADTALRTADSGYLTRRLVDVSQDVIIREDDCGTTRGLELPIATVDADGKLVRDPRVENTVYSRTLATEAVDAKGTVVAEAGEDVGDVLIDKLLAAGVESIKVRSVLTCESAVGVCAKCYGRSLATGNLVDIGEAVGIIAAQSIGEPGTQLTMRTFHTGGSASADDITQGLPRVTELFEARTPKGASPIAEAPGRVVVEDTDKGRRIILTPDNGDEPFIYPVLKRATLLIEDNQHVELGEQFIAGTVDPKEVLRVKGVREVQKHLVNGVQDVYGSQGVPIHDKHIEVIVRQMLRKVTVVDHGDTDLLPGELVDRSRYNALNRAALQEGRKTASARQEVMGITKASLATESWLSAASFQETTRVLTQAAMEGKQDHLVGLKENVIIGKLIPAGTGLSRYRDVDVNATEEAKAERYPNRIFADDSSFSDADLSFVDFDSFSSDDFTPGTYN
- the rpoB gene encoding DNA-directed RNA polymerase subunit beta, translated to MAAAPNASTNPKNGRNHSRLSFAKITDTLTVPDLLALQTESFDWLVGNDVWKARLAEGQEQGRTDLALHSGLEEIFEEISPIEDLGETMQLSFTAPELEDPKYSIDDCKERGKTYAAPLYVNAEFMNHMTGEIKTQTVFMGDFPLMTERGTFIINGTERVVVSQLVRSPGVYFERQQEKTSDKDIYSARVIPSRGAWLEFEIDKRDQVGVRIDRKRKQSVTVFLKALGLTSEEIMEEFQGFASIESTLEKDAILTKEEALKDIYRKLRPGEQVAAEAARALLDNFYFNSKRYDLAKVGRYKVNRKLGIDAPLSDSVLTVKDIVATIKYLVSLHAEKTTLDGVRDGEPVQLRLDVDDIDHFGNRRIRAVGELIQNQVRTGLSRMERVVRERMTTQDIEAITPQTLINVRPVVAAIKEFFGTSQLSQFMDQNNPLAGLTHKRRLSALGPGGLSRERAGVEVRDVHPSHYGRMCPIETPEGPNIGLIGSLASFGRINSFGFIETPYRRVVNGEVTKTIDYLTASEEDEFVVAQANAPLTDSFHFADDKVLVRKKGGEVELVAKGEVDYMDVSPRQMVSVATSLIPFLEHDDANRALMGANMQRQAVPLLRSESPLVGTGMEGYTAIDAGDVVTADKAGVVSEVSADAVTLQLDEGGTQTFYLRKFDRSNQGTSYNHRVVVSAGERVEQGEVIADGPATENGELALGKNLLVAFMPWEGYNYEDAMILSQNLIKDDTLSSIHIEEYEVDARDTKLGKEEITRDLPNVSPDLLADLDERGIIRIGAEVRPGDILVGKVTPKGETELSAEERLLRAIFNEKSREVRDTSLKVPHGEEGTIIGVKVFDSQDGDDELGSGVNQRVVVYIAQKRKITAGDKLAGRHGNKGVISTILPVEDMPFLADGTPVDIVLNPLGVPGRMNFGQVLEIHLGWLAKQGWNVEGIQEWASALPEAAHSAAPGTKVATPVFDGAYEREIEGLLDSTLPNRDGERLIGSSGKAQLFDGRSGEPFPEPVSVGYMYILKLHHLVDDKIHARSTGPYSMITQQPLGGKAQFGGQRFGEMEVWALEAYGAAYALQELLTIKSDDILGRVKVYEAIVKGENIQEPGIPESFKVLMKEMQSLCLNVEVLSADGQAVSLRDNDDEVFRAAEELGINISSRFESSSVDDI